The Euphorbia lathyris chromosome 3, ddEupLath1.1, whole genome shotgun sequence genome contains a region encoding:
- the LOC136224660 gene encoding uncharacterized protein isoform X1 — MNCEIAEKIQFASLEVVNNGGTRENDNNTTPSPGRSQQLGDFGCCNSIWGFLDSSMKNSTYLKWQSMLLIYVQLLVAGVRNVQLQVLSCKLYLPAKLSQDSRLWKSKVVLQLAPSLQQQPFKIIECQKQILGVGFSKDCRLSSLRLG; from the exons atgaaTTGTGAGATTGCAGAGAAGATTCAGTTTGCTTCTCTTGAG GTTGTGAACAATGGAGGCACCCGCGAGAATGACAACAACACAACACCATCCCCG GGTAGGTCTCAACAACTTGGGGATTTTGGTTGTTGCAATAGCATTTGGGGTTTTCTAGATTCATCCATGAAGAATTCAACATATTTGAAG TGGCAAAGCATGTTGTTGATTTATGTGCAGCTCCTGGTAGCTGGAGTCAG AAATGTGCAATTGCAGGTTTTGAGTTGTAAATTATATCTACCAGCTAAACTTTCACAAGATTCAAG GCTTTGGAAATCCAAG GTTGTTTTGCAGTTGGCTCCTTCTTTGCAGCAGCAGCCGTTCAAAATCATAG AGTGTCAAAAGCAGATTTTGGGAGTTGGATTTAGCAAGGATTGCAGGCTTTCCTCCCTAAGGCTGGGCTAA
- the LOC136224660 gene encoding uncharacterized protein isoform X7 yields MNCEIAEKIQFASLEVVNNGGTRENDNNTTPSPGRSQQLGDFGCCNSIWGFLDSSMKNSTYLKWQSMLLIYVQLLVAGVRNVQLQVLSCKLYLPAKLSQDSSSG; encoded by the exons atgaaTTGTGAGATTGCAGAGAAGATTCAGTTTGCTTCTCTTGAG GTTGTGAACAATGGAGGCACCCGCGAGAATGACAACAACACAACACCATCCCCG GGTAGGTCTCAACAACTTGGGGATTTTGGTTGTTGCAATAGCATTTGGGGTTTTCTAGATTCATCCATGAAGAATTCAACATATTTGAAG TGGCAAAGCATGTTGTTGATTTATGTGCAGCTCCTGGTAGCTGGAGTCAG AAATGTGCAATTGCAGGTTTTGAGTTGTAAATTATATCTACCAGCTAAACTTTCACAAGATTCAAG CTCTGGGTAA
- the LOC136224660 gene encoding uncharacterized protein isoform X3, whose amino-acid sequence MNCEIAEKIQFASLEVVNNGGTRENDNNTTPSPGRSQQLGDFGCCNSIWGFLDSSMKNSTYLKWQSMLLIYVQLLVAGVRNVQLQVLSCKLYLPAKLSQDSRLWKSKVVLQLAPSLQQQPFKIIEHLF is encoded by the exons atgaaTTGTGAGATTGCAGAGAAGATTCAGTTTGCTTCTCTTGAG GTTGTGAACAATGGAGGCACCCGCGAGAATGACAACAACACAACACCATCCCCG GGTAGGTCTCAACAACTTGGGGATTTTGGTTGTTGCAATAGCATTTGGGGTTTTCTAGATTCATCCATGAAGAATTCAACATATTTGAAG TGGCAAAGCATGTTGTTGATTTATGTGCAGCTCCTGGTAGCTGGAGTCAG AAATGTGCAATTGCAGGTTTTGAGTTGTAAATTATATCTACCAGCTAAACTTTCACAAGATTCAAG GCTTTGGAAATCCAAG GTTGTTTTGCAGTTGGCTCCTTCTTTGCAGCAGCAGCCGTTCAAAATCATAG AACACTTGTTTTAG
- the LOC136224660 gene encoding uncharacterized protein isoform X2, with amino-acid sequence MNCEIAEKIQFASLEVVNNGGTRENDNNTTPSPGRSQQLGDFGCCNSIWGFLDSSMKNSTYLKWQSMLLIYVQLLVAGVRNVQLQVLSCKLYLPAKLSQDSRLWKSKVVLQLAPSLQQQPFKIIVRSHC; translated from the exons atgaaTTGTGAGATTGCAGAGAAGATTCAGTTTGCTTCTCTTGAG GTTGTGAACAATGGAGGCACCCGCGAGAATGACAACAACACAACACCATCCCCG GGTAGGTCTCAACAACTTGGGGATTTTGGTTGTTGCAATAGCATTTGGGGTTTTCTAGATTCATCCATGAAGAATTCAACATATTTGAAG TGGCAAAGCATGTTGTTGATTTATGTGCAGCTCCTGGTAGCTGGAGTCAG AAATGTGCAATTGCAGGTTTTGAGTTGTAAATTATATCTACCAGCTAAACTTTCACAAGATTCAAG GCTTTGGAAATCCAAG GTTGTTTTGCAGTTGGCTCCTTCTTTGCAGCAGCAGCCGTTCAAAATCATAG TTCGGTCTCACTGCTAa
- the LOC136224660 gene encoding uncharacterized protein isoform X5 — MNCEIAEKIQFASLEVVNNGGTRENDNNTTPSPGRSQQLGDFGCCNSIWGFLDSSMKNSTYLKWQSMLLIYVQLLVAGVRNVQLQVLSCKLYLPAKLSQDSRLFCSWLLLCSSSRSKS, encoded by the exons atgaaTTGTGAGATTGCAGAGAAGATTCAGTTTGCTTCTCTTGAG GTTGTGAACAATGGAGGCACCCGCGAGAATGACAACAACACAACACCATCCCCG GGTAGGTCTCAACAACTTGGGGATTTTGGTTGTTGCAATAGCATTTGGGGTTTTCTAGATTCATCCATGAAGAATTCAACATATTTGAAG TGGCAAAGCATGTTGTTGATTTATGTGCAGCTCCTGGTAGCTGGAGTCAG AAATGTGCAATTGCAGGTTTTGAGTTGTAAATTATATCTACCAGCTAAACTTTCACAAGATTCAAG GTTGTTTTGCAGTTGGCTCCTTCTTTGCAGCAGCAGCCGTTCAAAATCATAG
- the LOC136224660 gene encoding uncharacterized protein isoform X6, whose translation MNCEIAEKIQFASLEVVNNGGTRENDNNTTPSPGRSQQLGDFGCCNSIWGFLDSSMKNSTYLKWQSMLLIYVQLLVAGVRNVQLQVLSCKLYLPAKLSQDSRACFKLQFCHLS comes from the exons atgaaTTGTGAGATTGCAGAGAAGATTCAGTTTGCTTCTCTTGAG GTTGTGAACAATGGAGGCACCCGCGAGAATGACAACAACACAACACCATCCCCG GGTAGGTCTCAACAACTTGGGGATTTTGGTTGTTGCAATAGCATTTGGGGTTTTCTAGATTCATCCATGAAGAATTCAACATATTTGAAG TGGCAAAGCATGTTGTTGATTTATGTGCAGCTCCTGGTAGCTGGAGTCAG AAATGTGCAATTGCAGGTTTTGAGTTGTAAATTATATCTACCAGCTAAACTTTCACAAGATTCAAG GGCTTGTTTTAAACTTCAATTTTGTCATCTGTCTTGA
- the LOC136224660 gene encoding uncharacterized protein isoform X4, translating into MEAPARMTTTQHHPRSQQLGDFGCCNSIWGFLDSSMKNSTYLKWQSMLLIYVQLLVAGVRNVQLQVLSCKLYLPAKLSQDSRLWKSKVVLQLAPSLQQQPFKIIECQKQILGVGFSKDCRLSSLRLG; encoded by the exons ATGGAGGCACCCGCGAGAATGACAACAACACAACACCATCCCCG GTCTCAACAACTTGGGGATTTTGGTTGTTGCAATAGCATTTGGGGTTTTCTAGATTCATCCATGAAGAATTCAACATATTTGAAG TGGCAAAGCATGTTGTTGATTTATGTGCAGCTCCTGGTAGCTGGAGTCAG AAATGTGCAATTGCAGGTTTTGAGTTGTAAATTATATCTACCAGCTAAACTTTCACAAGATTCAAG GCTTTGGAAATCCAAG GTTGTTTTGCAGTTGGCTCCTTCTTTGCAGCAGCAGCCGTTCAAAATCATAG AGTGTCAAAAGCAGATTTTGGGAGTTGGATTTAGCAAGGATTGCAGGCTTTCCTCCCTAAGGCTGGGCTAA